GCCTTGGGCATGACGAACTCGCGCGCGTCGGCGGGGCGCTGATCCAGCACCGCGCCCACCACTTCCGGGATCACGTCGCCGGCGCGGCGCACGATGACCGTGTCGCCGATGCGCACGTCCTTGCGGCGGATCTCGTCCTCGTTGTGCAGGGTGGCGTTGGTGACCGTCACGCCGCCCACGAACACCGGCTTGAGCCGGGCCACCGGGGTGATCGCGCCGGTGCGGCCGACCTGCACCTCGATGTCCAGCAACGTGGTGGTGGCCTCTTCGGCCGGGAATTTGTGCGCCAGGGCGAAGCGCGGCGCGCGCGCCACGAAGCCCAGCAGCTTCTGCGCCGGCAGCGAATCCACCTTGTAGACCACGCCGTCGATGTCGTAGGGCAGTTCGGGGCGCAAGGCGCCGACCTTGGCGTAGAAGGCCATCAGGCCCTCGGCGCCGGTGGCGCGGTGGTTGTGCTTGACGTTGACCGGCAGGCCCAGCGCGGCCAGCCAGTCGAGCATGGCGCCGTGCGATTTCTCGGGGAGGGTCGCGGCGGCGGCGTCGGCCGCGCCGGCCGGGGCCTCGTCGAACAGCCCGCTCTGGGCGCCCGGCAGGCCCTGCACCTCGCCCCAGCCATAGGCGAAAAAGCGCAGCGGCCGCTTGGCGGTGATGCGCGGATCGAGCTGGCGCAGGCTGCCGGCGGCGGCGTTGCGCGGATTGACGAAGACCTTCTCGTCGCGCTTGGCCTGGGCCGCGTTGAGCTTCTCGAAATCGGCGCGGTTCATCAGCACCTCGCCTCGCACCTCCAGCACCTTGGGCGCCGGGCCGGTCAGCTGCAGCGGGATTGCCTTGATCGTGCGGATGTTGGAGGTGACGTCCTCGCCCGTCTGGCCGTCGCCGCGGGTGGCGGCCTGAACCAGCCGCCCGTCCTCGTAGCGCAGGCTGATCGCCAGGCCGTCGAGCTTGAGTTCACAGAAATATTCGGCTTGCTGCGCCGGGCCCAGCAGGCCGGCGCCGCGCAGCGTGTCGGTGACGCGGCGGTCGAACGCCACCACGTCTTCTTCGTCGAAGGCGTTGCCCAGCGACAGCATCGGCACCGCATGGCGCACGCTGCCGAAGGCCGACACCGGCGCCGCCCCCACCCGCTGGGTCGGGGACTCGGGCGTCACCAGTTCGGGATGGGCGGCTTCCAGGTCCTGCAGCTCGCGCATCATCCGGTCGTACTCGGCATCCGAGATCGACGGGTCGTCGTAGACGTAATAGCGAACGTTGTGCTGCTCGATTTCCGCGCGCAAGCGCGCCGCGGTTTCCGCCGCGGGGGTCCCTCCGGCCTTGCTCATTATGCAAACACCCGCTGGGCGCGCTCGCTGCCGGCCGGCAGGCCGGCCTGCTCGAGCTGGCCGAACAGCACCTGCAGGCGTTCGTCGATGACGCTCTCCGAGCCGTCGGCCAGGGGCTTGCCCTGGTCATCGACCAGGTCGGCGCGCAGGCGGGCGGCGAGCTCGCGGCCCACGTCGACCATGCGGCCGAAGGCGCGGCTGTCGGCCGGGCTGCAGGGCACGTCGAGCAACAGGTACAGGCGTTCGATGCCGCCCATGCCGGCGTCGAAGGCGGCGCCATCGGCGCGCGCCAGGGTGAAGCGGGCCACGCCGTTCTCGGCCGGCCAGGCCAGGCGGTTGCCGTCGGCGACGAAGCCGGCGTCGCGCGCGACGCTCAGGACCTCGGCGGCCGGCTGGGCGGCGCCCAGCAGCAGCGTCAGGCCGACCTGGGTATCCAGCGCGGCGCAGGTATCGTCCAGGCGCGCGGCCTGTTCCAGCACGGCCTGCTGGTCGGGGCCTTCGATGGTGGCGTCGAAGCGCTCGGCCATGTCCTGGGCGCGGGCCCAGGCCTGCGACCATTCGATGGCGGTCAGCGG
The window above is part of the Achromobacter deleyi genome. Proteins encoded here:
- a CDS encoding cell division protein ZipA C-terminal FtsZ-binding domain-containing protein; the encoded protein is MSDLQIGLIALGVLLILLVLGFNWWQDRRVRRKMQSHFPTSEQDPLLGAGAATGATAAAGGAPVRREPGMGDAPKAHPEQPKPVDPGSDADDAEEPDPACEVVIEINFAEPVRGADLLPYMQSVRQVGRKPMRVFAETDQRRHRARVHTGESYASMQLAVLLANRSGPLTAIEWSQAWARAQDMAERFDATIEGPDQQAVLEQAARLDDTCAALDTQVGLTLLLGAAQPAAEVLSVARDAGFVADGNRLAWPAENGVARFTLARADGAAFDAGMGGIERLYLLLDVPCSPADSRAFGRMVDVGRELAARLRADLVDDQGKPLADGSESVIDERLQVLFGQLEQAGLPAGSERAQRVFA
- the ligA gene encoding NAD-dependent DNA ligase LigA; translation: MSKAGGTPAAETAARLRAEIEQHNVRYYVYDDPSISDAEYDRMMRELQDLEAAHPELVTPESPTQRVGAAPVSAFGSVRHAVPMLSLGNAFDEEDVVAFDRRVTDTLRGAGLLGPAQQAEYFCELKLDGLAISLRYEDGRLVQAATRGDGQTGEDVTSNIRTIKAIPLQLTGPAPKVLEVRGEVLMNRADFEKLNAAQAKRDEKVFVNPRNAAAGSLRQLDPRITAKRPLRFFAYGWGEVQGLPGAQSGLFDEAPAGAADAAAATLPEKSHGAMLDWLAALGLPVNVKHNHRATGAEGLMAFYAKVGALRPELPYDIDGVVYKVDSLPAQKLLGFVARAPRFALAHKFPAEEATTTLLDIEVQVGRTGAITPVARLKPVFVGGVTVTNATLHNEDEIRRKDVRIGDTVIVRRAGDVIPEVVGAVLDQRPADAREFVMPKACPVCGSAIERLEDETIARCTGGLFCAAQRKQTLWHAASRKALDIEGLGEKLVEQLVDSGRVKSLADLFSLRPLELVGLDRMGQKSADNLVEAIDKARAPALGRLLFALGIRHVGETTARDVARHFGSIEAIMDADEDALSSVPDVGPVVAGSIRRFFAEQHNRDVIDQLKAQGVHPVAEAVPQDTTLAGKTFVLTGTLPNWTREEASMRIQAAGGKVSGSVSRKTAYLVAGEDAGSKLTKAQELGVTVLDEDALKALLGAS